From a single Gimesia fumaroli genomic region:
- a CDS encoding tRNA-queuosine alpha-mannosyltransferase domain-containing protein produces the protein MRILAINTYHGGSHREFLEQWISHSCHEFSLLSLPARHWKWRMQHAAVTLVSDVEARFQAGERYDVLFVTDMFDLSTFLGFVRAEIAALPRIVYFHENQWTYPVSENEIRDLTYGFINLKTAIAADEIWFNSDFHRREFFQASADFLKRMPDFSLLDLFSCCEQKSFVVPPGIQQTGFEVERRNERPIQILWVARWEYDKNPRQFCEAIYELDRQGISFRLSVLGQTSPEVPDCFETLCAAFPDRIDHWGFLERQSDYQRALQQADLVISTAWHEFFGISILEAVNAGCIPILPSRLAYPEIFSKVPDCFYDGSTDSLVSKIIQFSKSIQADSLNPVLRDQLQQITAQFHWSTHVMQLDQGVKNCRRRTDVS, from the coding sequence ATGCGAATTCTGGCAATCAATACGTATCATGGCGGAAGTCATCGTGAATTCCTGGAACAATGGATTTCGCATAGTTGTCACGAATTCAGCCTGCTTTCTCTGCCAGCGCGACATTGGAAATGGAGGATGCAGCATGCGGCTGTGACTCTGGTGTCTGATGTCGAGGCTCGTTTTCAAGCGGGCGAGCGCTATGACGTTTTGTTTGTCACTGATATGTTTGATCTGTCTACTTTTCTGGGGTTCGTGCGAGCGGAAATCGCGGCACTGCCCCGGATTGTTTATTTTCACGAAAATCAGTGGACGTACCCGGTTTCGGAAAATGAAATCCGTGATCTGACATACGGTTTTATAAATCTGAAAACAGCGATTGCCGCCGATGAAATCTGGTTTAATTCCGACTTTCATCGGCGGGAATTCTTTCAGGCCTCTGCTGATTTTCTAAAACGCATGCCCGATTTTTCTCTGCTGGATCTGTTTTCATGTTGTGAGCAGAAATCGTTCGTCGTGCCGCCGGGCATTCAGCAGACCGGGTTTGAAGTCGAACGCCGGAACGAACGGCCGATCCAAATTCTCTGGGTGGCCCGCTGGGAATATGACAAGAATCCGCGCCAGTTCTGTGAAGCGATTTATGAATTGGATCGGCAGGGCATCTCGTTTCGTTTGAGCGTGCTCGGCCAGACATCCCCTGAGGTTCCTGATTGTTTTGAGACGCTATGTGCGGCGTTTCCAGACCGTATCGATCATTGGGGATTTCTGGAGCGGCAATCCGATTATCAACGGGCGCTGCAGCAGGCGGATCTGGTGATTTCGACGGCCTGGCATGAGTTCTTTGGCATCTCCATTCTGGAAGCGGTCAACGCCGGCTGCATTCCGATTCTGCCTTCGCGCCTCGCGTATCCAGAAATTTTTTCAAAAGTGCCGGATTGTTTTTATGACGGCTCCACCGATTCGCTGGTGTCAAAAATCATCCAGTTTTCAAAATCGATACAGGCCGACTCACTCAATCCGGTCTTGCGCGATCAATTACAGCAGATCACGGCTCAATTCCATTGGTCCACACACGTTATGCAGTTGGATCAGGGAGTCAAAAACTGCCGGCGCCGCACTGATGTTTCGTGA
- a CDS encoding SulP family inorganic anion transporter: protein MSQIDSNQPKFNLKSYLNDFNPWHNIKIMHTNVPNDILAGITVAVIAMPLALAFGVASGLGAEAGMWAAICGGILVGLFGGSNTGVSGPTGPKVVQLAAIIAATKLASGEPDIVFAMSMVFLSGLVCIVLALMKIGRFIYYTPYSVVSGFMCGIGVIIILLEIPPMLGFATPNSVVGAIKQIPYDIMHEKPHALIVSLATFFTILLWPRVTKKEWLPAPLMGLIVGTSIAHLFTFKDIEYIGSMPVGLPHLYWPDFTRFGDMVGGAFALAGLCIFDSLLTCLVADNMTNERHNSDREIFGQGIANLGCGIVGGVTTATATMRTVANIKCGGKTGLASITHGLVLLALMLGLAPYASYIPMACLAGILLKVGMDIIDYRVLPVLHRMPFMDSICFWAVLILTISVDLLVAMGVGITIAFVRIVQELGQAYEQNVVSLNDMDRKLPADVSMPEELKEKVLKLRLEGPLFFGVSDTIYRASSALVDYKYLIVRMARVPMADMSGAYLLDDIIEKAHKQGATVFFTGLRPQVDRTLTRLRVIEKVGREHCLETFNDAILKIQELESDLASGKTNIEEDNLSQV, encoded by the coding sequence ATGTCTCAAATTGATTCGAATCAACCCAAGTTTAACCTTAAAAGTTATCTTAACGATTTTAACCCCTGGCATAACATCAAGATTATGCATACCAATGTGCCGAACGATATCCTGGCTGGTATCACGGTTGCCGTAATCGCCATGCCACTGGCTCTGGCATTTGGTGTGGCTTCCGGGCTGGGAGCAGAAGCAGGGATGTGGGCGGCCATCTGTGGTGGAATTCTGGTGGGGCTGTTTGGAGGTTCCAATACCGGGGTCAGTGGTCCGACCGGACCGAAAGTGGTTCAGCTGGCGGCGATTATCGCTGCCACCAAGCTGGCAAGCGGGGAACCGGATATTGTATTTGCCATGTCGATGGTCTTCCTGAGCGGTCTGGTCTGTATTGTGTTGGCGCTGATGAAAATCGGTCGGTTCATATATTACACGCCTTATTCGGTCGTTTCTGGTTTCATGTGCGGGATCGGCGTGATTATCATTCTGCTCGAAATTCCGCCGATGCTCGGCTTTGCGACACCCAACTCGGTGGTGGGGGCGATCAAGCAAATTCCCTATGACATCATGCATGAGAAACCACATGCGTTGATTGTTTCACTGGCGACATTCTTCACGATTTTGCTCTGGCCTCGTGTGACAAAGAAAGAGTGGCTCCCCGCGCCATTGATGGGGTTGATTGTGGGAACCAGCATTGCGCATCTCTTTACGTTTAAAGATATCGAATACATTGGATCAATGCCCGTTGGTCTGCCTCACCTGTACTGGCCTGATTTTACTCGCTTTGGAGATATGGTGGGGGGGGCCTTCGCATTGGCGGGGCTTTGTATTTTCGATTCACTGCTGACCTGTCTGGTCGCAGACAATATGACAAACGAACGGCATAACAGTGACCGTGAAATCTTCGGACAGGGAATTGCCAACCTGGGTTGTGGGATTGTGGGTGGAGTAACCACAGCAACCGCCACCATGCGAACTGTTGCCAATATCAAGTGTGGCGGTAAAACCGGTTTGGCTTCCATTACACATGGTCTGGTTCTGCTGGCATTGATGCTGGGACTGGCGCCGTACGCCAGCTATATTCCGATGGCCTGTCTGGCCGGGATTCTGCTGAAAGTGGGCATGGATATCATCGATTACCGCGTCTTGCCTGTCTTGCATCGCATGCCTTTCATGGACTCGATCTGTTTCTGGGCCGTGCTGATTTTGACCATTTCTGTCGACTTGCTGGTCGCGATGGGCGTGGGCATTACGATTGCCTTCGTACGAATCGTGCAGGAGCTGGGACAGGCATACGAACAGAATGTTGTGAGCCTGAATGACATGGATCGAAAGTTACCAGCCGACGTTTCCATGCCGGAAGAACTGAAAGAAAAAGTTCTTAAACTGCGTTTGGAAGGACCTCTGTTCTTTGGGGTATCTGATACAATCTATCGTGCTTCTTCGGCATTAGTCGATTATAAATATCTGATTGTCCGCATGGCTCGTGTACCGATGGCTGATATGTCGGGTGCCTATCTGTTGGATGATATTATCGAAAAAGCACATAAACAGGGCGCGACTGTATTCTTCACAGGGTTACGACCCCAGGTTGATCGGACTCTGACCCGTTTGCGTGTGATCGAAAAAGTGGGACGGGAACATTGTCTGGAAACATTTAACGATGCCATCCTCAAAATTCAGGAGCTTGAATCCGATCTGGCTTCAGGCAAAACCAACATTGAAGAGGACAATCTGAGTCAAGTTTAA